The genomic interval AACCTTCAGGTATTTATCAGTCAGTGATTTACAGTCAAATAGAATAATTTAATCAATTGTGGAGCGATGGTTCTCTTTCAGAAGCTGCACTTCAGAATTATATTGAAAAGGCCACAGGTCAAAATTGTATCTTAATTACCCTAACGTTaggaataaaatatatttgcatGGACGGACCATGAAAAGATTTACACAAAGAACATATTTGATTAACAGACTTTCCAGGGTTGTTCCTGCTCATTTTTAATAAGTTATTTCtcttttatatttatctgtCGTTCCATCTGCTAGATGTCTGATTTAAGGACTCCTCAAACACTTGATACATATGGGACTCGTCCTCATTTTTCCATACCAGCTAATTCCTCTTACATACATATCATCCAAACTTATCTTTTTGTAAACTCggtcctccttttcctcctgtataaatcatacaaatacaaacagccTGCCGCAGCATGCTCTGCATTTTAATAATTATTCTAACCAAAACAAATTTGAGCCTTCCTCCAATTTCCTTCCTCTGTTCCTAATTTCCCTCTAATTTTCCATAGACCTCCTCGCTAATCCTTCCGTGTGATCAGAGGGGAAATTAATACAATTACTGCCACAGACATTAATATTGATGCTCCCTGGGGTCTCTTCCCTGGAATCTGAAGTGAATCTGttgctgttcttttttttgttcatttttttttttgtcttctgtgATGCCCTTGTGATTTTAAAACACGTAAATATACttgaatattttaatttacCGTGTAACTGTGTTGGATTTACAATCAAAAACCTCTTCACATGGGGTCATTGTTACATCtctgcaaaaacagaaacacagaatgtGAAGTGATGCTTGTCAGGAATTCCAGGGACAATTGATTTCTTTTATATGATGAAGCACATTTGAGTTAAGTTTTGAGTTATGAATAGAGAAGACTCAATATTGGTCTCCATTTTCCTGCACATTATTCCCTTCTGGAAACCCAATTTTATACCTTAATTGATGTACTCAAAAACCTCAATTTGAGGTTTGAAATAGTCACACTGTTAGCAGGCAGAAACAAGAACCTGTGGTGGGCCAATCGATAGAAACTTCATTACTGGGAAGCCAGGCTAGTAATCTCCTTGGCTGCAGCTGTGAGGGGCATACATTCTAGCACAGCACCTGTTCTCAATGATATATCCAGCCTGCACCTGCAGAGGCATTAAAGCAACACTCACCACACAGAGCTCTAACACTCTGGtaccatctctccatctctttgtgtgtctgtctgccgATCACGAACAAGCTCACAAggttttcatgttattttaaacCCTGTCCCTCATTCTGTCTCGGCCCTCCAGATGAGCTTTCTCACATTCATGTCAGGACGTATCTTTAGCAGCTGacaggagcaggaagaggggGGGAAACAGTAGGGGAGAGAAGCAGCATGGGAGGTGTGAGGAGGAGTGAAAAAAAGGGAGAACAGTTCAGTATTTTTTCAGTTAATAGAAATAGACCTTTGGGGTTCAGAAATTGTGTAGTATAATATTATGTTCGGACAGCTCCATTTTACACTAAAATTGGTTTCATGATGGTGAGCCACAGAGACTTTTTTAAGCATTTTCTCCTTTGTACCTTCTCCTCTTGGAGAAAATTGGGTCTCCACTGGGAAAATGACAAATCATGTACTTATCAGGAATAAGTACTGTTACAAGTTTTCAGCTTTGGACTCGGCTCGCACATTTGTACTAATCTAATCCTGCAGAAGAACAAAAGGCCAATGAAAACACAGCCATAGATTTAGTCCAAAATTGCATTTGGACCAAATCAGAAACagagcaagcaaaaaaaaaaagctttctaGGTCTGGGTGAGTAATGTGACACACTGATGCTGCACTACtgtgctgtgtgagtgtgaccaGAACAtccctcatgtttttttttattctacttcAACCAGTAGATGGCAGTGACAGAGCAAAAACACTCATGGATGACTTCATAGATCAAAGTTAAAGCTCTCATTATAAGAGGAAAAACTTCATTATGTGTGCAGAAAACGGCAGTCCTGGTGACACTTtgtcacattttaacaaaaagCTCAACTCATCACAAAACATCCCTCTTCTGTCCCCCTTGACACCGAGGGATGCAGCTGCAGTTTGGCTCATGCACACTAAAGTGCACCAAGCTGGAAAATGTAGTTCTGAGCCACAAATCAAGAGACTGGATCggatattttattgttatttatgaGCCcatctctgtgctgaaagtCAATACTTGGACTTTGTCAAGACAGAATATCTATATGCAAATCGTGCCCATTATGCACCCAGGTATTGCAAAGTTTGGCAGAAACATGAGGAGTGTATGCCACGCTCACTCTCAGCTCTGACTGACATTATATATGAGGATTAAATGAGGTCTCTGTCCTGTCGAATAGACTTACTCAGCACTGAGCTGTGTGCTGCTCCATTACTCTCAAATCTGTTTGATTTGCAGCAATTATTGTTTTGTGATAAACACAGGAAATGCAGGTTGATTGATTGGATGtcaccaaacaaatatttcaGGTTTTATTGCATTGATCTGCCAAGAGGCAATTGTACAGCAATTTCATCATAATTACTAATACAGCTGTGATGAATATGTCTGGAGGTGTGTAAAactgcagaaacagatgatTCCAGCTGGCTCTGTAAGGACCTGGAATGACTGGCTTCTAGTTTTGGCATTTTAGAAATTGCAGGCTAAGGCGTGCACTTTTTGGACCATTTTGTTCATTTCTCTGAATGTCACATACAATAAATTACATATCCGGCTTTTAAAATTAAGGGGATAGGGGTGCTCTCTTGTGTTCTGAAGCATTTACATAATTACACAGAGGCTGACTTGGCCATGTTGTAACAGAGTCACAGAATTCTCACACACGGTGCAGGACAGTCTTTAAGGAAACCTTATATTCATGAGTGTTCCCATCTAatctttctgcctttttttttacgattttatattttttcaggTGCATGGATGATATCATTTTTAGAAAACTACTCCGGGCTAAGtttagtgatttaaaaaaaggtcaaGTCCAATTTGTAAAATGGCAAATAGCCTCAAAAAGCAATATGCAAATGTACTGAGGAGAAAAATCCCATCCCCAGTATAGAAAGACACTTGTACTGATTACAAGCTGAAGTTTTCAAGCTACTGTATCTCTTCACACGCTACTTTAGTGTGGTCATATATTCATCTTACATAACAGCCATGGAGCTATCTCGCAACTATCAAGACAGCTTAGAAGCACTTTGATTAAAAGAAAGGACCAAGGTTAACAGGACATCTGTTAGGAAATCTGGGCGCAGATTACCCCGCCTCATCTCCCACAGACTCAGAGCAGCAAATGATGTAATTAAGAACAAAGTAATACAGCCTCTTGTCCTCAGCCAACcttttgtaatgtgttttttttagtcgTGCCAAAACAATTAGCACTTACTGTTACATTAAAATGAATCATTTACAAGAAAATCATCATTTTGTTGACATCACACACTTGACAAGCTGTTAATTACAAGATGCACAGTGTAGATGTATTTATAAAAAGGAGTGGCATAATATTGAAGATGCTGAGACAAGTTGAGAGTATGTAATTTGATATTAAGTCGACATGTGACTGGTGAGGATGAGAAGACAAAGAGGTCATGGTATCAGGTTGACAGACTCATGGCATCACTGGCCTTTATGTTAAAACTTGTGTAATGCAACTGCTGCACAGTAAATAATGTAACGCCAGTAATACCATGTGACATATGGTGTCTTTCAAATGGTGCTTTGACTTAGAGGAGGGTCTCTTCTAATCTAGGACGTACTGTATGTACAAGATTACAGAGTGCCTTTTGTTAATTTGGTCACAAGAAGGATTATCATCAACTCCTGcaagtttatttttaacaacacagTTATGACACATAATGGTAAAACATGTAACAGTTTAAGATATATAACATCAACTTAAAGCACCTGTTAGGGGTTTTTTGCAACTCAATAAATttctatttatatatcacctttcatgCATTCAAGCATACAGACCTAAGTGCCTCACAAAAAGAACAGATACAGAAAATTAcaggtaaaatgatacaagactaaaacaagatagagaaaagtaatatgaaatagatacaaaaaaataaaattaataaaaaaatctataaaataagatagaaaaaaattaataagataCATactagaaaaatacaataaaatcaataaaataaaatcagataaataatagaaaaataaaataaatgaattacaataaaaaacagataatgttcagaaaaaaagtttaagATTACAATAAAttgagataaataaaataaaagaatgacaataaaatcaataaaatatgatcaaataaatatcagaaaaataaaataaaaccatgaaaataaaattaaaataataaaatcagattaatatcagaaaaataaaaaaacaatgataaaaaaataaaataaaatcagataaatattagaaaactaaaataaactaattacaataaaaaaaacataaatatcggaaaaagaaattaagattattacatcaaaataagatacatacaataaaattacaataaaatcagtaaatTATGATCAgataaataatagaaaaataaaataaatgaattacaataaaaaaaacgatAATTTTCAGAAAAATAGATTAAGATTACaataaattaagataaataaaataaaagaattacaataaaatcaataaaatatgatcagataaatatcataaaaaaataaaataaaaccatgaaaataaaatcaaaataatacaatcagatgaatatcagaaaaataaaaaaaacaatgataaaaaataaaataaatcagataaatattagaaaactaaaataaactaattacaataaagaaaacacataaatatcagaaaaataaattaagattattacaacaaaataagatacatacaatacaattacaataaaatcaataaattatgatcagcaaaaaaaataaaaaaataaatgaagatataatcaaataaaaactaaaaatgatgaTGCTCAAACAATGGTGATAGTGGTACTAATGCAGTTCATGGCtataaataaattactccaaattaaaaggcagattaaaacagaatcaaatcaACAgagatgcctctttatgaaatACAACATAAAACAAGATCATTATCGACACGATTAACAGGATTGATGtttgaatattaaatatttaataccTGTAACCATGGTGAGGAGGAAgttgtcagatgaggtgatttaCAGAATCATCACCTCATGGAGAAATTTTGCATTTCTAGCGACAAATATTCACAGGGAGTGAAATGtttcactgttaaaagaaagcatgaTGTGATTTCTGTCAGAAAGTGCTTCTCACACATGAACAAGAGATAATCAGCAAAGTTGCATGAGGCACTGCTTTGAATATAGGCGGTGCCAAGATTGACAAACAGAAAATTCCTGAGAGGATCTTTAACTGGCAAATAGATCTTGATAGGTTCAGTCAAATAACATCTTATTTCATCAATATGCTgcattttgtaatgttttatttagagAAAACACATGATCCAATgattcaaaataaagcagggATTAGTAGATTTTTATTATCACGTATGAGTGTATGAATTAAAGAAATGTTGTGTCCCTGCCAGGTGAAATACTTTGGTAGCGTCATCTCGAGTTGTTTTTCTTGCTGATCATCAGGAGccaaacacctcagactctctgcACTTTAAGGCAGCTCTCAAATGACTCTCATTTCCCTCGTCTGCTGCTTTCCCACGCTCTAACTCCACTCTGTGTTTGCAGAAAGAAATGTCTGAGCTCAGCACATACATGAAAAAAAGCTCTGCCTGCTGAATTTGAAGATgatccttaaaaataaaatgttattaaaaaacaacGTCTGTAAACAAAGTGACTCATTAATAATCAggatttttacttttcataaaatctgaacaaacaaacagagttcagtctcccacccccagcccctgTAGTGATGTGAAATCAGCAGAGGCCTGGAGCAGTATGAGACAAAATGAGAGTGTGTGACTGTCTCAATCTGCCCTTTACCAGAGAACTTCAATCACTCAATTTCTCTGAGCAGTATGCTTCCAATCCCAGCAAACAGCTGGCCCGGCATTTAGAACACATGAGGATTAGGGGGTTGATTTAGTTAAAGGCTCAATCCAGAATCAGACCATCGCACCACTTATGATGCCAAGATCACCTCTGTGCTGGGTTTATTCTATTTTCGTGCATTTTTTTGATTAATGTCATGAAGTCTGGGCTGTATGAGGAGCGGAAACATTGACTTAATGTCACGGTTTTAATATTGTCGCAGACTGTAAACTGGGAAAGCTCTTTTCTAagtcctgcagaaacacacaaatcaaacactTCTTTTTAAAGGGTGATGTTTGGATGTTGTAAGAAACATCACTCATCATCATTATCTCACTGTACATTCACTTTAATTCATTCTGCTCTGTGGTTTTTTTCTACAGTGGTTTTTAACTAATGCTGGATTAAAGTAATCCCTCACTGTGGATATTTAACAACTTGCTTAGTCTCTCGTGTCATCATAAGCTCAGTTGGTAATCATATGTTTTCACCCTGCCACAAGAATACAAGGAATGCAGCTGCTTGTGACAACATGGGTGTGAAAGGAacgtgcaggtgtgtgtgtgtgtgtcaatgtcCTTTGATAGCTCGCATGAAACAAGAGGAATCTGTGAACTCATTTCCCACTGGCCATGGGCTCTTATTGGTTAGCATGTGGGGCTGATTTGCATACGGTGGGAGTGTCCTGAGCCAGCACTGGGATGAATGACTTGTTCAAGTCAGATAGCAATAAGGCATAGGACTCAGCAGAGGTCTGCACTGCTCAACTCTCAAAATGCCTGCGTTACTCAGGCTGCTGCTCTTCCTGCTGTGAGTGGAAAGTGCTGGACGAGGACACAAAcatgttcagcagcagacaccCCAGCCTTAGCAAAAGAGGAGGAATCTGGGTAAGTTTGACAATAATTCCCTTTACAGACTGAACTCACTTTAACTTTAACACAAGAATATTTCATATTTGGAAAGAAGAGACCCTTCTTAggcccttcttcttctgcacttTACTGTTTTTACTCTCATATCCTTTCTGTGAGACTTCACctgatgcaaagaaaaaacGGTCAACACACCTAATATTAAAGCTAAAGTGTTAATTATATGACTGCTGTTCAGATCATTGTAGCAGGATTCAAAAGAGTCCTGCATCTGTTTGTACTACTACATAAATACTGATGTGACACTGAATATTATTACTTCTGCAACTCTTTGATTATCATCTTGAATTATCTTGTATTTCAGGGATTGTGCATCCTCTTGCTTTACACCAGCCCTCTCTCCTGTTTTGCAAATTTCAGCCAAGCAAAAGAGCTCATCTATAAGATAAAGGAGGGATTACCGAGGGGGACCTTCATAGGGGCCATTGGAGTAGACCTAAATTTGGATTTCACTGTCCAGCCCCCCTTTAATTTCAATCTGCCACAAAAGAAGGTCAGTGATCAGTACGTGAACCTGAATAGTACCACGGGGGAGCTTTACACATCTGCTACTGAAATCGACAGGGAGACGCTCTGTCCGGATAACCCCGGGGGAAGGGGATGCGTCCTCTCCATGGACGTGTTTGTTTTGCCTCAGCAGTACTTCCAGCTCATCAAAATTAAGATCTACATTGAGGATGTCAATGACAATAGGCCAAAGTTCCCCGTGGATGAGATCTGCTTGTCTGTCCCGGAAAACACACCCATCAATGCTCGTTACGCTGTGGAGCACTCTGCGGTTGATCCAGATCTGGGTCCACATGGAGTGCAGACATACTGGCTTGTTAATGACTTTGGCGTGTTTACGCTGGACGTTGAGGAGAATGACGGGGGTGAGCTGACACCCTTCCTCATCGTGACGGAGGCTCTGGACAGAGAGACTCAGGCTGAATACATCACAGATATCATCGCGGAGGACGGAGGGACGCCGCCTTTACTCGGCGCAACTACTTTAAAAATCGTAATCACAGATGTGAACGATAACTGCCCCCGATTCACGGAGTCGCACATCAATGTAACTCTGCATGGGAATACAACCAAAGGGGCACATTTGGCACGTCTGCATGCTTTTGACCCTGACCTTGGTGCTAATGCTCAGATCAGCTATGCTTACAGCGAACGTGTGCCAAGGGAGACCAGGAGCTTGTTCCACTTGGACAGAGTCACAGGGGTGATCAAGCTAGCGGGGAAAATAGACACCGACACCAACACATTTTACAAACTCACTATTCTGGCCAATGGACCTGGCTGTATCCCCGCTGTTGCCACTGTTTCTGTGCATATCATCAAAGTTGTCACAGGACCCCCTGCCATCATGCCCAGGTACATTGCACCTGAGAAGGGCGGCGTGGTGACGATTAAAGAGTCTGAACCAGCGTTTTCTCCAATAGCTTTTTTTACAGTCAAAAACATTGACATGAACCAAAAGGTGGACTGCCACTTGGAAGGGACTGGTCCGTTCAGGCTCGTCCCGTATGAGCTGTTAAAGAACGAATACCTCCTGGAGACTACAGAAACTTTGGATTATGAGAAGGCACAGGAGTACGAGCTCATCGTGGTGGCTAAGAATCACAGAGAGCTCGTCATCAAGACCTTTCTGAAGGTTC from Notolabrus celidotus isolate fNotCel1 chromosome 3, fNotCel1.pri, whole genome shotgun sequence carries:
- the LOC117810027 gene encoding protocadherin-20; translated protein: MFSSRHPSLSKRGGIWGLCILLLYTSPLSCFANFSQAKELIYKIKEGLPRGTFIGAIGVDLNLDFTVQPPFNFNLPQKKVSDQYVNLNSTTGELYTSATEIDRETLCPDNPGGRGCVLSMDVFVLPQQYFQLIKIKIYIEDVNDNRPKFPVDEICLSVPENTPINARYAVEHSAVDPDLGPHGVQTYWLVNDFGVFTLDVEENDGGELTPFLIVTEALDRETQAEYITDIIAEDGGTPPLLGATTLKIVITDVNDNCPRFTESHINVTLHGNTTKGAHLARLHAFDPDLGANAQISYAYSERVPRETRSLFHLDRVTGVIKLAGKIDTDTNTFYKLTILANGPGCIPAVATVSVHIIKVVTGPPAIMPRYIAPEKGGVVTIKESEPAFSPIAFFTVKNIDMNQKVDCHLEGTGPFRLVPYELLKNEYLLETTETLDYEKAQEYELIVVAKNHRELVIKTFLKVQVMDENDNAPMFQQSLVQLSLEENNQPNTFLTQLQASDPDSEGRGEVIYLLGGDAPGIFVVDRVTGVLTVTTSLDREEKETYRFIVRAVDQGTPRRESIATVVLTVEDRNDNSPRFINKDFTFFVPENFPGYGEIGVLSVMDADAGKNGWVALSILNGSDIFLIDTGRGALRAKTSLDREQQGTYQLWIEAVDGGEPALSCITMVTVLLLDVNDNPPIVLFPQSNQSYMLVLPSTVPGTSITEVYAVDKDTGMNAVIAYSIIKRKGGEPGSFAIDSETGNITLKRELSNRGLYSLLVKVTDHGQPEPLYSTVMVNFFVNETVSNESYIQSLLTREADIEVEERPWFVGQMTDGPERYELFPCQPVLIALSVTCLGLFFCLVTLTSYICCKRFKKQRKKRSEVEVPLKMKNDSTQVVNKRLRQISNI